The following proteins are encoded in a genomic region of Salminus brasiliensis chromosome 25, fSalBra1.hap2, whole genome shotgun sequence:
- the mtch2 gene encoding mitochondrial carrier homolog 2: protein MADTCGQVLLGSGLTVLSHPLMYIKVLVQVGHEPLPPTLGRNMFGRQVYQLPGLFAYAKHIIKIDGKSGLFNGLAPRLFAGSIGTIVHSKVLQKSQESNLEVVSGSRKAEEGSLPHVVNETTREMIARSCATIVTHPFHVITLRCMVQFIGREAKYSGVFDSVITIYREEGILGFFAGLIPRLLGDVLSLWICNMLAHLINTYAIDDSMSHTGEIKNCSQAVTGFFASMLTYPFLLVSNLMAVNNCGLAGGLPPYAAIYPTWLDCWRHLSREGNMSRGNSLFFRKLPVGKTYAIDQKRFF, encoded by the exons ATGGCGGATACATGTGGTCAAGTACTCCTAGGGTCCGGGCTAACGGTCCTTTCCCACCCTCTTATGTACATCAAGGTCCTGGTACAG GTGGGACATGAGCCTCTTCCGCCCACTCTAGGCAGGAATATGTTTGGCAGACAGGTGTATCAGCTTCCAGGCCTGTTTGCTTATG CAAAACACATCATTAAGATCGATGGAAAATCCGGCCTGTTCAATGGTCTTGCCCCCAGGCTTTTTGCAGGGTCCATTGGCAccattgttcacagtaaagtgTTGCAG AAATCCCAAGAAAGCAATTTAGAG GTTGTGAGCGGTAGCCGGAAAGCAGAGGAAGGCTCATTGCCACATGTAGTCAATGAG ACAACCAGGGAGATGATCGCGCGCTCCTGTGCCACAATAGTCACACACCCATTCCATG TGATCACCCTTAGATGCATGGTCCAGTTTATTGGAAGAGAAGCAAAATACag CGGTGTCTTTGACTCGGTGATCACAATCTACAGAGAAGAGGGAATCCTTGGATTTTTTGC TGGCCTCATTCCACGTCTACTTGGGGATGTTCTATCTCTGTGGATCTGCAACATGCTCGCTCATCTCATCAACACATACGCAATAGATGACTCT ATGAGTCACACGGGTGAGATTAAGAACTGTTCCCAGGCTGTAACTGGG TTTTTCGCCAGTATGCTGACATATCCGTTTCTGTTGGTGTCCAACCTGATGGCAGTTAATAACTGCGG GTTGGCTGGGGGTCTACCACCCTATGCTGCCATTTACCCCACATGGCTTGACTGCTGGAGGCACCTGAGCCGGGAG gGCAATATGAGCAGAGGCAACAGTTTATTCTTCAGGAAGTTACCAGTGGGAAAGACGTACGCCATTGACCAGAAGCGATTTTTCTGA